Proteins encoded by one window of bacterium:
- the rplQ gene encoding 50S ribosomal protein L17: MRHMKKGNALNRSQSHRRWMLSNMVTSLFQHERIETTVAKAKEARPLAEKLITFAKRGDLHARRLVLRIVRDKAVVEKLFSTLGERYRNRPGGYTRILRLRNRLGDNATMVIFELVKEESRKGGSGRRRRGRKKKETPAAAEQKAAEAVSAQTAAEVAQAAPETAAEPKAEEKPAE, translated from the coding sequence ATGAGACACATGAAAAAAGGCAATGCCCTGAACAGGTCGCAGAGCCATCGCCGGTGGATGCTCAGCAACATGGTGACCAGCCTGTTCCAGCACGAGCGCATCGAGACTACCGTGGCCAAGGCCAAGGAAGCTCGCCCGCTGGCTGAGAAACTGATCACCTTCGCCAAGCGCGGCGACCTGCATGCCCGTCGTCTGGTGCTGCGCATAGTCCGGGACAAGGCGGTTGTGGAAAAGCTGTTCAGCACCCTGGGCGAGCGCTACCGCAACCGTCCGGGCGGCTACACCCGTATCCTGCGCCTGCGCAACCGTCTGGGCGACAACGCCACGATGGTGATTTTCGAGCTGGTCAAGGAAGAGTCCCGCAAGGGCGGCAGCGGACGTCGCCGTCGCGGGCGGAAAAAGAAGGAAACCCCGGCCGCAGCGGAGCAGAAAGCCGCCGAGGCCGTGTCGGCCCAGACCGCCGCGGAAGTGGCGCAAGCCGCTCCGGAAACGGCTGCGGAACCCAAGGCCGAGGAAAAGCCGGCTGAATAA
- the mazG gene encoding nucleoside triphosphate pyrophosphohydrolase has product MENERKDFAGIRTVEELKELVAYLRSPQGCPWDREQTARSLKPYLLEEVYELLEAIESDDPVHLCEELGDVLMHLCFQVCLAEAAGRFGLPEVVALIRDKMVRRHPHVFAGARFASREDQLFAWEQIKQGEKEEAAKTNGESNPGKSVLDGLPRSLPPLLKSYRIQGRVSKYRFDWSGPLEVFDKVEEEVGELRQAVAAGQRDGMEEEIGDLLFSVVNLARLLEVHPKLALERTNAKFVRRFKALEKKLRQRGLKLGALPLEELDKVWDEVKREERGQKAPEQE; this is encoded by the coding sequence GTGGAGAACGAACGCAAAGATTTCGCCGGGATACGCACGGTGGAGGAACTCAAGGAGCTGGTGGCCTACCTGCGCTCGCCGCAAGGCTGCCCCTGGGACCGCGAGCAGACCGCGCGCTCGCTCAAGCCCTACCTGCTGGAGGAGGTCTACGAGTTGCTGGAGGCGATAGAGAGCGATGATCCCGTGCACCTGTGCGAGGAGCTGGGGGACGTGCTGATGCACCTGTGTTTCCAGGTCTGCCTGGCCGAGGCGGCCGGCCGCTTCGGCCTGCCCGAGGTGGTGGCCTTGATCCGCGACAAGATGGTGCGCCGTCACCCGCACGTGTTCGCCGGGGCGCGTTTCGCCAGCCGCGAGGACCAGCTTTTCGCCTGGGAGCAGATCAAGCAGGGGGAGAAAGAAGAAGCGGCGAAAACCAACGGAGAATCCAATCCGGGCAAGTCCGTGCTGGACGGCCTGCCCAGGAGCCTGCCCCCGCTGCTCAAGAGCTACCGTATCCAGGGACGGGTGAGCAAGTACCGTTTCGACTGGTCCGGGCCGCTGGAGGTGTTCGACAAGGTGGAGGAGGAGGTGGGCGAGCTGCGTCAGGCCGTAGCCGCGGGGCAGAGGGATGGAATGGAGGAGGAGATCGGCGACCTGCTGTTCAGCGTGGTCAACCTGGCCCGCCTGCTGGAGGTGCACCCCAAGCTGGCACTGGAGCGTACCAACGCCAAGTTTGTCCGCCGGTTCAAGGCCCTGGAAAAAAAGCTCCGTCAGCGCGGCCTAAAGCTGGGTGCGCTGCCCCTGGAGGAACTGGACAAGGTCTGGGACGAGGTGAAGCGCGAGGAGCGGGGGCAGAAGGCTCCGGAGCAGGAATGA
- a CDS encoding DNA-directed RNA polymerase subunit alpha: protein MNLKNLVLPSRIEKNTRNYSETFGEFSVYPLERGFGITLGNALRRVLVSSLEGAAIWGVRVESVLHELSSIPGIVEDMPEIIINLKRVVLKRRDEEAVEGVCKLEVNDADEVTAAKIQTPPGFEVVNKDLYLFSLKEKKTVRMELMIKCGRGYHPSNTHEVPGDDPQFIPIDSLFSPVVKVSFDVEEQRVGQRTDYDKLVVRVNTNGSITPERAMINAAELLIKHFEFLKTFSEPEEAKPTATDLRKNRLKELFNRSVEELELSVRSSNCLKASNIKTLGELVQKTESEMIKFRNFGRKSLNEISEILSRHGMHFGMKLERNEKGEWELLDDDGEEIRTEPVE from the coding sequence ATGAATCTAAAGAATCTGGTTTTGCCGTCCAGAATAGAAAAGAACACCCGGAATTATTCTGAAACCTTCGGCGAGTTCAGTGTATACCCGCTGGAACGCGGTTTCGGGATCACCCTGGGCAACGCGCTGCGGCGTGTGCTGGTCTCCTCGCTCGAGGGCGCGGCGATCTGGGGTGTGCGGGTGGAGAGCGTGCTGCACGAGCTGTCCAGCATCCCCGGAATCGTCGAGGACATGCCGGAGATAATCATCAACCTCAAGCGCGTAGTGCTCAAGCGCCGGGATGAGGAAGCGGTCGAGGGAGTCTGCAAGCTCGAGGTCAACGATGCGGACGAGGTCACAGCCGCGAAAATACAAACCCCTCCGGGCTTCGAGGTGGTGAACAAGGACCTGTACCTGTTCAGCCTGAAGGAAAAGAAAACCGTGCGCATGGAGTTGATGATCAAGTGCGGCCGCGGCTATCATCCCTCCAACACGCACGAGGTGCCGGGCGATGATCCGCAGTTCATTCCCATCGACTCGCTGTTTTCTCCGGTGGTCAAGGTCTCGTTCGACGTTGAGGAGCAGCGCGTGGGCCAGCGCACCGATTATGACAAGCTGGTCGTGCGGGTTAACACCAACGGCTCGATCACCCCGGAGCGGGCGATGATCAACGCCGCCGAGCTGCTGATCAAGCACTTCGAGTTCCTCAAGACGTTCAGCGAGCCGGAGGAGGCCAAGCCGACCGCCACCGACCTGCGCAAGAACCGTCTGAAGGAGCTATTCAACCGCAGTGTCGAGGAACTGGAGCTGTCGGTGCGCAGTAGCAACTGCCTCAAGGCCAGCAACATCAAGACCTTGGGCGAGCTGGTGCAGAAGACCGAGAGCGAGATGATCAAGTTCCGCAACTTCGGGCGCAAGTCGCTCAACGAGATTTCTGAAATCCTCTCCCGTCACGGGATGCATTTCGGGATGAAGCTGGAGCGCAACGAAAAAGGCGAATGGGAACTCCTCGACGATGACGGTGAGGAGATCAGGACCGAGCCGGTGGAGTGA
- a CDS encoding family 10 glycosylhydrolase encodes MRFKNLLILLVLAALLCGQAAAARKATIRMRPAEGRGKVDERSGFRRGTGRALWVVRTSLLSRESLDRLVEQAAGAGFNTLFVQVCGRGDAYFPSRVFPPAEDYAQRVAGAYDPLDYLLRKAHARGIEVHAWVNTLLVWSAPQRPGSTAHVVNAHPEWIMVNAEGERMSDYPFERYARLRIEGAFRSLAEPESARELEKFLLDLVSRYPVDGLHLDYLRYPSDAVDYSPAARRQFAARSGVDPLALLTQREQLEQRLGQTAVDSLSRRWLEFKAGLVTGFVESLRGHLRQVRPELRLSAAVKPDIDSAYRTFAQDWPGWVRSGSVDFVVPMAYSKKPEQVYTQIEAACRAVGREHVWAGIRAWDVPVASVLERARRIEPLGAGGISFFSYNGMENNAQFFRSVRSWALGR; translated from the coding sequence ATGCGTTTCAAAAACCTGCTGATACTGCTCGTGCTGGCTGCCCTGCTCTGCGGCCAGGCCGCGGCGGCGCGCAAGGCGACTATCCGCATGCGGCCTGCCGAGGGCCGGGGCAAAGTGGATGAGAGGTCCGGTTTCAGGCGGGGGACAGGGCGCGCGCTCTGGGTGGTGCGCACCAGTCTGCTCAGCCGAGAGAGCCTGGACCGCCTGGTGGAGCAGGCCGCCGGGGCGGGATTCAACACCCTTTTCGTCCAGGTCTGCGGGCGCGGTGACGCCTATTTCCCGTCGCGGGTGTTTCCCCCGGCCGAGGACTACGCCCAGCGCGTGGCCGGGGCCTATGACCCCTTGGACTACCTGCTCCGCAAGGCCCACGCCCGTGGGATCGAGGTGCACGCCTGGGTCAACACCCTGCTGGTCTGGTCAGCGCCACAGCGGCCGGGCTCGACCGCTCACGTGGTCAACGCCCACCCGGAATGGATCATGGTCAACGCCGAGGGCGAGCGTATGAGCGACTACCCGTTCGAGCGCTACGCCAGGCTGCGGATCGAGGGCGCTTTCCGCAGCCTGGCCGAGCCGGAGTCGGCGCGCGAGCTGGAGAAATTCCTCCTCGACCTGGTCAGCCGCTACCCGGTGGACGGCCTGCATTTGGACTATCTCCGCTACCCCTCAGACGCCGTGGATTACAGCCCGGCCGCGCGCCGTCAGTTCGCCGCCCGGAGCGGGGTCGACCCGCTGGCGCTGCTCACCCAGCGCGAGCAGCTCGAACAGCGCCTGGGCCAGACCGCAGTGGACAGCCTGTCCCGGCGCTGGCTGGAGTTCAAGGCCGGGCTGGTGACAGGTTTCGTGGAGAGCCTGCGCGGCCACCTGCGGCAGGTGCGTCCCGAGCTGCGGCTTTCGGCCGCGGTCAAGCCGGACATCGACTCGGCTTACCGCACTTTCGCCCAGGACTGGCCGGGCTGGGTGCGCAGCGGGAGTGTTGATTTCGTGGTTCCGATGGCCTATAGCAAGAAACCGGAGCAGGTCTACACCCAGATCGAGGCCGCCTGCCGCGCGGTGGGGCGCGAGCATGTCTGGGCCGGGATACGGGCCTGGGATGTGCCGGTCGCCTCGGTACTGGAGAGGGCGCGCCGGATCGAGCCGCTGGGCGCGGGCGGGATCAGCTTTTTCTCGTACAACGGCATGGAGAACAACGCGCAGTTTTTCCGTAGCGTGCGCTCCTGGGCGCTCGGGCGCTGA
- the tatC gene encoding twin-arginine translocase subunit TatC: MADSKDLPEKVNKPGEVVQARTDEDDDDPFEKDEDDLNRRSEMPFLDHLEELRRRILWCLAFIFVGIILGFWINSKYDLLAVIVKPVVPYLKNGKLMIIKPTEGFMIAMKLSFFFGMLFASPAMIYHFWAFIAPALLKKERRVVFPLLFLSLFMFVLGAVMAFYVTLPLGMAFFSKFQFASTEFMLTASSYLDIATQLVLLTGVVFELPVVIMILARLGLVTPEFLRTKRRHAILVIFIIAMVVTPPDPGSMILVAVPMCLLYEISVWIAVVVARKKKEADSE, from the coding sequence ATGGCCGACAGCAAAGACCTCCCAGAAAAGGTGAACAAACCCGGCGAAGTGGTGCAGGCGCGTACGGATGAGGATGACGACGATCCTTTCGAAAAGGATGAGGACGATCTGAACCGCAGGAGCGAGATGCCGTTCCTGGACCACCTGGAGGAACTGCGCCGGCGCATCCTCTGGTGCCTGGCCTTCATCTTCGTCGGCATCATCCTGGGCTTCTGGATCAACAGCAAGTACGACTTGCTCGCGGTCATCGTCAAGCCCGTGGTGCCGTACCTCAAGAACGGCAAGCTGATGATCATCAAGCCCACCGAGGGTTTCATGATCGCAATGAAGCTGTCGTTCTTCTTTGGGATGCTGTTCGCCTCGCCGGCGATGATCTACCATTTCTGGGCTTTCATCGCCCCGGCGTTGCTCAAGAAAGAGCGACGGGTGGTGTTCCCGCTGCTGTTCCTTTCGTTGTTCATGTTCGTGCTGGGCGCGGTGATGGCGTTCTATGTCACATTGCCGCTGGGTATGGCGTTCTTCTCGAAATTCCAGTTCGCCTCGACCGAGTTCATGCTCACCGCCAGCTCCTACCTGGATATCGCCACCCAGTTGGTGCTACTGACCGGGGTTGTGTTCGAGTTGCCGGTGGTGATAATGATCCTGGCCCGCCTGGGGCTGGTCACTCCCGAATTTCTGCGCACCAAGCGCCGCCACGCGATCCTTGTCATTTTCATCATCGCCATGGTAGTCACGCCGCCGGACCCGGGCAGCATGATCCTGGTGGCCGTGCCGATGTGCCTTCTGTACGAGATCAGTGTCTGGATCGCGGTGGTGGTTGCGCGCAAGAAGAAAGAAGCCGACTCAGAGTAA